In Parabacteroides sp. FAFU027, the genomic window GAGCTTTGCCACGGAAAGATGCTACGTAACGAGCAGTTCCGCCTGTAAAGCTATCTGTAAGGATTGCAGAAATAGGCAGACGACGAGTTGCTTTTACCGCTTTTTCAGCAAGGTAAGTAGCGATAGTCGTGTTTTCTTTAGAATCTACAGGAATATCGTTTTCAGGCATTTTTGTTTTTTCAGCCTCTTCTGCGATAGCAGCCATAGTTTTTACTGCTTCTACAGGATAATCTCCATAAGCAGTTTCACCACTCAACATCACTGCGTCAGTGCGGTAATAGATTGCATTCGCGATGTCAGTAACCTCTGCACGTGTCGGGCGTGGGTTTTTGATCATCGTGTGAAGCATTTGAGTTGCTACGATAACCGGTTTTTTAGCCTGAACACATTTTTTGATCAACAGACGCTGAATTCCAGGGATTTTCTCCTGTGGAACTTCGATACCGAGGTCACCACGAGCAACCATCACACCGTAAGCTACTTCAAGGATTTCGTCGATGTTATCAACACCTTCCTGATTTTCGATCTTAGCGATGATTTTGATTGGGCTTTGGTGAGCGTTGAGGATACCTTGGATATCCAATACGTCCTGACGGTTACGTACGAATGAGTGAGCAATGAAGTCAACGTTGTGCTTGATAGCCAGGTCAATTACTTCAAGGTCACGTGGAGTTAATGAAGGAAGACTGATGCGTACACCAGGGATGTTCACACTTTTGCGGCTTCCCAGTTCACCACTGTTTTCAGCCTGAGCAATCAGTTTGTCTTCTTTCTTCTCGATGATAGTAAATTCGATCTCTCCATCGTCGATCAATACTTTACAACCAACATTAAGGTCTTTAACGAAGTTTTTGTAAGATACAGCTACACATTCTTTAGTAGTCAGTACAGCTGGATCGCCAATGAAAGAGATGATGTCACCTGTTTCAAATTTGATTTTATCACTACCGTCAATTTTAGTAGTTCTTACTTCAGGACCTTTTGTATCCATCAGGATACCGATATTTTTAGATACCGCACGGGTATTGTTTACTACGCGTGCAAAGCCTTCCTCATTCATGTGAGCTGAGTTCATGCGCACTACGTTCATTCCACTTTCGTAGAGTTCTTTGATAAATTCCACGTCACATCTCATATCAGAGATGGTAGCAACGATTTTGGTGTGTTTCGACATAAATATATATTGTTTTATGAGATAACGATTTCGTTATACGTTTTACATTTTAAGTAATACGTTAGAATACACATCAGCAGTGCTTTCTGAATATTGAAAACCTTTTACCTAAATACTTAAAACTGCAATGCAGCTTCGACAGCTAACCGGTATGAATCCATTCCGAATCCCAGGATACTGCCTTTACAGGCCGGTGCGATCATCGATACATGGCGAAACGATTCGCGCTGATGTATATTAGAAATATGCACTTCAATTACAGGCGTTTTAACCGCTTTAATAGCATCGTGCAATGCGATGGAAGTATGCGTATATGCTCCGGCATTCATTATGATCGCGTCAAAGTCAAAACCGACTTCATGAATTTTATCAATCATTTCTCCTTCGATATTTGACTGATAATAAAAAAATTCGCAATCCTGATATTTAGTTTTTAGTTGTTCGAGATACGATTCGAATGAGCTGTTTCCGTAAATGGAAGGCTCTCTTTTGCCCAACAGATTCAAGTTAGGGCCATTGATTATCTGTATCTTCATAAAAGATGAAATTATCTTTTTTAGAGGAGGGAAAGCAGCATTTCAGTATCTTTGTCATGCTGTTCCTGTAATTTTAGCGCAAAAGTAGTCAAAAAAACATGAAGGACAACCAATCTGTTGTAAAAAAATACGTTACCTACCTGCAATTGGAAAAATCGTTGAGTAAAAATTCTATCGAAGCTTACCTCGACGATCTCGAAAAACTGGCTCAATTTGTGGAGACGGAAGAGAAAACGGTCACGGATGTGACACTTGACGACCTTCACCAATTTGTAGCGCAACTGCACGATGTAGGCATCTGCCCACGATCTCAGGCACGCATAATTTCCGGGATTAAATCGTTCTACAATTTCCTGTTATTGGACGGTTACGTTGAAGCTTCACCCTGCGAATTACTCGAATCACCCAAAATCGGATTAAAAATCCCCGATGTACTGAGCATAGAAGAGATAGACCTACTGATTTCGTACATAGACCGCTCCAAACCTGAGGGACAGCGTAACCGGGCCATACTCGAACTGCTCTACAGTTGTGGACTGCGTGTCTCGGAGCTGGTAAACCTCAACATCAGTGACATTTACCCCGACGAACGCTTTATCCGGGTTTTGGGTAAAGGGAACAAACAACGACTTGTCCCGATTTCGGAGACTGCCCTGCACGAAATACAGCTCTATTTCCTTGATCGCCACAAAGCCCCGATAAAAAAAGGGCATGAAGACGCCGTCTTTCTCAACCGCCGAGGACAAAAGCTCTCCCGAGTGATGATCTTTTACATCATCAAGGAGTTGCTTGCCGAAACGGGGATCAAAAAAAAGGTAAGTCCACACACTTTCCGGCACTCTTTTGCCACCCACCTGCTCGAAGGAGGAGCCAACCTTCGCGTCATCCAGCAAATGCTGGGGCACGAACGAATTACCACAACCGAAATTTACACTCACATTGACCGGGAGAGGTTACGCCGGGAAATACTGGAACATCACCCAAGAAATATAAAGTATAAAAAGCCTGACTAAACGTCTTCCGGGGCTATTTCCAGAAGTATTTTTCCAAACCCCAAC contains:
- the pyk gene encoding pyruvate kinase, which translates into the protein MSKHTKIVATISDMRCDVEFIKELYESGMNVVRMNSAHMNEEGFARVVNNTRAVSKNIGILMDTKGPEVRTTKIDGSDKIKFETGDIISFIGDPAVLTTKECVAVSYKNFVKDLNVGCKVLIDDGEIEFTIIEKKEDKLIAQAENSGELGSRKSVNIPGVRISLPSLTPRDLEVIDLAIKHNVDFIAHSFVRNRQDVLDIQGILNAHQSPIKIIAKIENQEGVDNIDEILEVAYGVMVARGDLGIEVPQEKIPGIQRLLIKKCVQAKKPVIVATQMLHTMIKNPRPTRAEVTDIANAIYYRTDAVMLSGETAYGDYPVEAVKTMAAIAEEAEKTKMPENDIPVDSKENTTIATYLAEKAVKATRRLPISAILTDSFTGGTARYVASFRGKAPVYAFCYKEGTIRHLALSYGVFPIHLDVDTNARDYFFEGMKILLKDGKIKTSDTVAFLGGSFGQGSGTSYLEINEVGKIMPNAADYVLPNFVEEQK
- the aroQ gene encoding type II 3-dehydroquinate dehydratase; translation: MKIQIINGPNLNLLGKREPSIYGNSSFESYLEQLKTKYQDCEFFYYQSNIEGEMIDKIHEVGFDFDAIIMNAGAYTHTSIALHDAIKAVKTPVIEVHISNIHQRESFRHVSMIAPACKGSILGFGMDSYRLAVEAALQF
- the xerD gene encoding site-specific tyrosine recombinase XerD, yielding MKDNQSVVKKYVTYLQLEKSLSKNSIEAYLDDLEKLAQFVETEEKTVTDVTLDDLHQFVAQLHDVGICPRSQARIISGIKSFYNFLLLDGYVEASPCELLESPKIGLKIPDVLSIEEIDLLISYIDRSKPEGQRNRAILELLYSCGLRVSELVNLNISDIYPDERFIRVLGKGNKQRLVPISETALHEIQLYFLDRHKAPIKKGHEDAVFLNRRGQKLSRVMIFYIIKELLAETGIKKKVSPHTFRHSFATHLLEGGANLRVIQQMLGHERITTTEIYTHIDRERLRREILEHHPRNIKYKKPD